From Candidatus Methylomirabilota bacterium, a single genomic window includes:
- a CDS encoding CoA-transferase — protein sequence MSPSARPVPAGYTERELMVIAAGREIRDGETVFVGMRLPLLAFAFAKRTHAPRAVGLFENGIVRDRPADQTLMTMSDTPNLPGAVWSTGTREIMGVLQQGLVDLGFIGGAEIDRHGNLNTSYVGDWRRPRVRLPGSGGGGDIAALSKRFVVIMPQEKHRFRERVDFITSPGFGSGTGWRQRVGLPGGGPAAVITTLAVFRFDPETSEMVLASYHPGQSVDRVREATGWALRLAPDVRETPTPTAEEIAIVRACDPLGFWTR from the coding sequence ATCGCGGCGGGCCGCGAGATCCGCGACGGCGAAACCGTCTTCGTCGGCATGCGCTTGCCTCTGCTCGCCTTCGCATTCGCGAAGCGCACGCATGCCCCCCGGGCGGTCGGCCTCTTCGAGAACGGCATCGTGCGCGACCGCCCCGCCGACCAGACGTTGATGACCATGAGCGACACGCCGAATCTACCCGGCGCGGTGTGGTCCACCGGCACCCGCGAGATCATGGGCGTGCTACAACAAGGGCTGGTGGACCTGGGCTTCATCGGCGGGGCCGAGATCGACCGACACGGCAACCTCAACACCAGCTACGTGGGCGACTGGCGCCGGCCGCGCGTGCGCCTGCCCGGCTCCGGCGGCGGCGGCGACATCGCGGCGCTGTCCAAGCGCTTCGTGGTCATCATGCCCCAGGAGAAGCACCGCTTCCGCGAGCGGGTCGACTTCATCACCTCGCCGGGGTTCGGGAGCGGCACGGGCTGGCGGCAGCGAGTGGGACTGCCCGGCGGCGGCCCCGCCGCGGTGATCACCACGCTGGCGGTGTTCCGATTCGATCCCGAGACATCGGAGATGGTGCTCGCGTCCTATCACCCGGGACAGAGCGTCGATCGCGTCCGCGAGGCCACCGGCTGGGCGCTGCGGCTGGCCCCCGACGTCCGCGAGACACCCACACCGACTGCGGAGGAGATCGCGATCGTGCGCGCGTGCGATCCTCTCGGCTTCTGGACCCGTTGA